A genome region from Salvia splendens isolate huo1 chromosome 19, SspV2, whole genome shotgun sequence includes the following:
- the LOC121779752 gene encoding hypersensitive-induced response protein 4-like yields MGNSCCMMCACVEQASVGVVERWGRFDRLAQPGFHFLNCLAGECLAGVLSTRIQSLDVKIETKTKDNVFVQLHCSIQYRVIKENADDAFYELQNPREQIQAYVFDVVRAHVPRMTLDDVFEQKSDVAQAVLEELEKVMGAYGYNIEHILMVDIIPDPYVRSAMNEINAAQRMQLASVYKGEAEKILQVKKAEAEAEAKYLGGVGVARQRQAITDGLRENILNFSDKIEGTSAKEVMDLIMVTQYFDTIKDLGNSSKNTTVFIPHGPGHVRDIGEQIRNGMMQGASAQLMDQ; encoded by the exons ATGGGGAACTCCTGCTGTATGATGTGCGCGTGCGTGGAGCAAGCCAGTGTTGGAGTCGTGGAGAGGTGGGGCCGCTTCGACCGCCTCGCGCAGCCTGGCTTCCACTTCCTCAACTGTCTCGCCGGCGAATGCCTCGCCGGAGTTCTCTCCACCAGGATCCAATCGCTCGACGTCAAAATTGAGACTAAAACTAAG GACAATGTCTTTGTTCAACTGCACTGTTCAATTCAATACAGGGTAATAAAGGAAAATGCAGATGATGCCTTCTATGAATTGCAAAATCCCAGAGAGCAGATTCAAGCCTATGTATTCGATG TGGTTCGAGCTCATGTTCCAAGGATGACTCTGGATGATGTGTTTGAACAAAAGAGTGATGTTGCTCAAGCTGTATTAGAGGAACTTGAAAAG GTCATGGGAGCATACGGATATAACATAGAGCACATATTGATGGTTGATATTATTCCTGACCCCTATGTAAGGAGCGCGATGAATGAGATTAATGCAG CTCAAAGGATGCAACTTGCAAGTGTATACAAAGGAGAGGCAGAGAAGATTCTCCAGGTCAAGAAAGCTGAAGCTGAAGCCGAAGCCAAGTATCTTGGTGGAGTCGGGGTGGCCAGACAGCGACAGGCAATTACCGATGGGCTTCGGGAGAACATCCTGAACTTCTCTGACAAGATCGAGGGCACTTCAGCAAAGGAGGTTATGGACCTTATCATGGTCACACAGTACTTTGACACGATCAAGGACCTGGGGAATAGCTCGAAGAACACTACAGTTTTCATACCCCATGGCCCCGGTCATGTCCGGGATATCGGTGAACAGATACGCAACGGCATGATGCAGGGAGCAAGTGCACAACTTATGGACCAATAA
- the LOC121779751 gene encoding peptidyl-prolyl cis-trans isomerase FKBP53-like: MAFWGIEVKPGESYTLSDEERGRLHVTQATLGSGESTKKSILQCEVGDKDPIYLCSLLPDRLEMCPLNLEFEEDEKVTFSIVGPQSVHLSGFFYGDESEDEDESDEDGYGCCYEEDDAMGIGSEDEDGFDYDSEDEDDEEDCSEDDLCCRHPHSPVRNSGVKIEEIVDDEKPTNENGVSKQAKKKKKAAGNENSNSQIVAKTETSVPVLESEDEDGFPVPASNETKHESIGKKSQNKNEKADAGSEKKLKRKSGAIDQDEQPARDTTENEVKQKNNKKKKVVQSSQENGKPDSKVAVEPPVAEAGSDLKPSSEMKKEKKKNKKNKLQENTQTPSAEKKVAEKNETDVEKQEKGGASKSLQVRTYPNDLVTEEVAMGKPDGKRASPGKKVSVHYIGKLQKNGKIFDSNVRKAPFKFRLGIGQVIKGWDVGVNGMRVGDKRRLTIPPAMGYGAKGCPPAIPPNSWLVFDVELVDVN, from the exons ATGGCCTTCTGGG GGATTGAAGTAAAACCAGGCGAATCCTACACTTTGTCTGATGAGGAGAGAGGAAGGCTTCATGTAACTCAG GCGACATTAGGTTCAGGGGAATCGACAAAGAAGAGCATATTACAGTGTGAAGTGGGAGATAAAGACCCGATTTACCTATGCTCGTTGCTGCCCGATAGGCTCGAGATGTGCCCCTTGAACCTCGAGTTTGAGGAAGACGAAAAAGTCACCTTCTCGATCGTTGGCCCTCAGAGCGTGCATCTCTCTGGTTTCTTTTATGGCGATGAATCTGAAGATGAGGATGAATCTGATGAAGATGGTTATGGATG CTGCTATGAGGAGGATGATGCAATGGGGATTGGTTCTGAAGATGAGGACGGTTTTGACTACGATTCTGAAGATGAGGATGACGAGGAGGACTGTTCTGAGGATGACCTTTGCTGCAGGCACCCCCATTCACCTGTTCGCAACAGTGGAG TGAAAATTGAAGAGATAGTGGATGATGAAAAGCCGACCAATGAGAATGGCGTGTCTAAACaagcgaagaagaagaagaaagctGCTGGAAACGAAAACTCCAACAGCCAGATTGTTGCCAAGACTGAAACTAGTGTTCCCGTCCTTGAAAGTGAAGATGAAGATGGTTTTCCTGTACCTGCATCTAATGAAACTAAACATGAAAGTATTGGTAAGAAATCCCAGAACAAGAATGAAAAAGCTGATGCTGGTTCCGAGAAAAAGTTGAAAAGAAAGAGTGGTGCTATCGACCAAGATGAACAACCTGCAAG GGACACCACTGAAAATGAAGTTAAACAAAAGAACAACAAGAAGAAAAAAGTAGTGCAGAGTTCTCAGGAGAATGGAAAACCTGATTCTAAGGTTGCGGTAGAGCCTCCAGTAGCTGAAGCTGGAAGCGATCTCAAGCCGTCTTCTGAAAT gaagaaagaaaagaaaaagaacaagaaaaacAAACTGCAAGAAAATACACAGACTCCGAGTGCAGAGAAGAAAGTAGCAGAGAAAAATGAAACCGATGTGGAGAAACAAGAGAAAGGAGGAGCATCTAAGTCACTACAAGTGAGGACATACCCGAATGATCTTGTAACAGAGGAGGTGGCAATGGGTAAACCTGATGGAAAAAGAGCTTCTCCAGGGAAAAAG GTTAGTGTCCATTACATTGGCAAGCTGCAGAAGAACGGAAAAATCTTCGACTCAAACGTTAGAAAAGCACCCTTTAAGTTTCGCCTAG GTATTGGCCAAGTTATTAAGGGATGGGATGTTGGTGTAAATG GCATGCGCGTAGGGGACAAACGAAGACTCACAATCCCTCCAGCTATGGG CTATGGTGCCAAAGGATGTCCTCCAGCAATACCTCCCAACTCATGGCTGGTGTTCGATGTGGAGTTGGTCGATGTCAACTAA
- the LOC121780462 gene encoding AT-hook motif nuclear-localized protein 1-like has protein sequence MEEKEGMNGSGVTLRAGEAPQIDSVDPPRIENSGNILGSATPPAPAPAPAPAPAAATVDGKKKRGRPRKYAADGSIVALSPMPISASIPLTGDYPGWKQSGGRSVDSFKKKHKLDFANAGNTMAYPVGGSFTPHMITVNSGEDIMMKIISFSQQVSRAICLLAANGAISNVTLRQPNSSGGTLTYEGHFEILSLTGSFMPSDNGVTKSRSGGLSVSLAGPDGRVMGGGLAGMLVAAGPVQIVIGSFLPGGSQAQPEQKPKKPKYEQTISFGAVPTNPIMSEAPYGGPKPNLTTSVSFQGDSLASTNSIHGSKIAEPGTNVSFHGDNSTEQSHDLTC, from the exons ATGGAGGAAAAGGAAGGGATGAATGGTTCAGGCGTCACATTAAGAGCTGGTGAAGCCCCTCAAATCGACAGTGTGGATCCGCCAAGAATCGAAAATTCCGGCAACATTCTTGGATCAGCCACTCCCCCAGCCCCAGCTCCAGCtccggctccggctccggcggcggcgacggtggatgggaagaagaagagggggAGGCCAAGGAAGTACGCTGCAGATGGCTCTATCGTGGCATTGTCGCCTATGCCGATATCGGCCTCGATTCCGCTCACCGGAGATTATCCGGGGTGGAAGCAGAGCGGAGGACGGTCGGTCGACTCTTTCAAGAAGAAGCATAAGCTGGATTTTGCAAATGCAG GGAATACTATGGCATACCCTGTCGGTGGAAGTTTTACTCCCCACATGATAACTGTTAACTCTGGCGAG GATATCATGATGAAGATAATATCATTTTCTCAACAAGTTTCCCGAGCTATATGCCTTCTGGCTGCCAATGGTGCTATCTCAAACGTCACCCTACGTCAACCAAATTCTTCTGGTGGTACTTTAACTTATGAG GGTCATTTTGAAATTCTGTCTCTGACGGGATCATTTATGCCTAGTGACAACGGAGTGACAAAAAGCAGATCAGGTGGGTTGAGCGTCTCTCTGGCAGGCCCTGATGGCCGCGTAATGGGTGGAGGACTAGCCGGCATGCTCGTTGCAGCCGGCCCTGTTCAG ATTGTGATTGGAAGCTTCTTACCCGGTGGATCCCAAGCCCAGCCGGAGCAAAAGCCTAAGAAGCCGAAATACGAGCAAACAATATCATTTGGGGCTGTGCCAACTAACCCTATCATGTCTGAAGCCCCCTACGGCGGACCAAAGCCGAATCTGACAACGTCAGTGTCCTTCCAGGGAGACAGCCTGGCTTCAACGAACTCTATACACGGATCCAAGATTGCTGAACCGGGTACTAACGTTTCGTTCCACGGAGACAATTCTACAGAACAGAGCCATGACTTAACGTGCTGA
- the LOC121778119 gene encoding 65-kDa microtubule-associated protein 3-like, with translation MSAGEKKMLTLTETTCGTLLNELQIIWDEVGESDAEKDIMLLELERECLEVYRRKVDQANKCRAQLRQAIADAEAELAAICSSIGEPPVHIRQSDQSTGSLKAELRAILPQIEEMRKRKSDRKNQFIEVNGEIQSIKNEIYGGGYASKDAAVYETDLSLRKLEELHVELQALQTEKCERLKHVHEYLNYLYLGCSVLGLDFKETVSVIHPRLGEPEGKDISNGTIEQLRTAIQRMQEVKTQRMQQLQDLASSLLELWNLMDTPIEEQQIFQKVTCNIAASEDEITEPGMLSVDFINHVKAEVSRLEELKVSKMKELVFKKKGELEDICKKTHLIPESDSEVDLAIEAVESGAVDASCVLEQIELQISKVREEALNRKDILEKVEKWMAACDEESWLEEYNRDDNRYSAVRGAHLVLKRAEKARVLVNKLPAMVETLASKTTAWEKENGVYFTYDGVRLLSMLEDYMTLRQEKELERKRQRDQKKLQGQLLTEQEALYGSKPSPMKNQSAKKGARLSCGGAATGRRLSLGGNMLQTPRHDMPPPAKATPVTRNAKKSQRITHDALKDDGFQTLSSGRRGLDLVGLPVNQQSREIEFPSPMMRKPFSPISSTDSSRLNATNILGDINQKHNEMLQKMLTSNNSTTPFTTPEAENIMPQAASTPSTTLPIPMHLAMTPMQKPVSSATLQMAAITPAKAAEEEIEYSFEEMRAGFVLPRSHLVNLMMQV, from the exons ATGTCGGCAGGCGAGAAGAAGATGCTTACCCTGACGGAAACAACATGTGGTACTCTTCTGAATGAACTGCAG ATAATATGGGACGAGGTGGGGGAATCTGATGCGGAAAAGGACATAATGTTGCTTGAGCTCGAACGAGAATGTTTAGAGGTGTATAGGAGAAAAGTAGATCAAGCAAACAAGTGTAGGGCTCAACTGAGGCAAGCAATTGCTGATGCTGAGGCCGAGCTTGCTGCCATCTGCTCTTCAATTGGTGAGCCTCCTGTACATATAAGACAG TCTGATCAAAGCACTGGAAGTTTGAAGGCTGAGCTTAGAGCAATCCTTCCACAAAtagaagagatgagaaaaaGGAAATCTGATAGGAAAAACCAATTTATAGAGGTGAACGGTGAGATACAGAGTATAAAGAATGAAATATATGGTGGAGGTTATGCTTCGAAGGATGCGGCAGTGTACGAAACTGATTTATCTTTGAGAAAGCTTGAAGAACTTCACGTTGAGCTGCAGGCACTCCAAACTGAAAAG TGTGAACGTCTGAAGCATGTCCATGAGTACCTTAATTATTTGTACTTGGGCTGCTCAGTGCTTGGTTTGGATTTTAAGGAAACTGTCAGTGTGATTCATCCAAGACTAGGGGAACCTGAAGGAAAAGACATCAGCAACGGTACCATTGAACAATTGAGGACTGCTATACAAAGAATGCAGGAGGTTAAAACACAGAGAATGCAGCAG TTACAAGATCTAGCATCTTCATTACTGGAGCTTTGGAACTTGATGGATACACCAATTGAAGAGCAACAGATTTTTCAGAAAGTTACCTGTAATATAGCTGCTTCAGAAGATGAAATAACAGAGCCTGGCATGCTTTCTGTCGACTTTATTAATCAT GTCAAGGCTGAAGTTTCTCGACTGGAGGAGCTGAAAGTAAGCAAAATGAAGGAACTTGTGTTCAAGAAGAAGGGAGAGCTTGAAGATATTTGTAAGAAAACACATTTAATTCCAGAATCAGATAGTGAGGTTGATTTGGCTATTGAAGCTGTTGAATCTG GAGCTGTTGATGCCTCTTGTGTGCTTGAACAAATTGAGCTCCAGATATCTAAAGTCAGAGAAGAGGCTCTAAACAGGAAAGACATACTTGAAAAGGTTGAGAAGTGGATGGCTGCATGCGATGAGGAGAGCTGGCTTGAGGAGTATAATAGG GATGACAATCGCTACAGTGCTGTGAGAGGTGCCCATCTTGTTCTGAAACGTGCCGAAAAAGCTCGTGTTCTGGTCAACAAACTTCCCG CAATGGTGGAGACATTGGCTTCAAAGACCACTGCGTGGGAGAAAGAGAATGGAGTCTATTTTACCTACGATGGC GTTCGTCTGCTTTCTATGCTTGAAGACTACATGACTTTGCGGCAAGAAAAGGAATTAGAGCGCAAAAGGCAGAGG GACCAGAAGAAGCTTCAGGGGCAGTTACTTACTGAGCAGGAGGCTCTTTATGGTTCCAAACCAAGTCCTATGAAGAACCAGAGCGCGAAGAAAGGCGCCCGATTGTCCTGTGGTGGTGCTGCAACCGGAAGGAGACTTTCCCTTGGTGGAAACATGCTACAGACTCCAAGGCATGATATGCCTCCTCCAGCAAAAGCTACTCCTGTCACTCGCAACGCCAAAAAGAGTCAACGTATAACTCACGACGCTCTCAAGGATGACGGATTTCAAACACTCTCCTCtg GGAGGAGAGGTTTAGACCTGGTCGGGCTTCCTGTAAACCAGCAATCTCGAGAAATAGAATTTCCCTCGCCCATGATGCGAAAGCCGTTCTCTCCCATTTCATCCACGGACTCATCAAGGTTGAACGCCACAAACATTTTAGGCGACATCAACCAGAAACATAACGAAATGTTGCAAAAGATGCTCACAAGCAACAACAGCACCACACCATTCACCACCCCCGAAGCAGAGAACATAATGCCTCAAGCAGCCTCAACACCCTCCACCACATTGCCTATCCCAATGCACCTGGCTATGACGCCAATGCAGAAGCCCGTGTCATCCGCAACGCTGCAGATGGCCGCCATCACACCAGCAAAGGCAGCCGAGGAGGAGATAGAGTACTCGTTCGAGGAAATGAGAGCCGGATTCGTGCTGCCTAGATCACATCTAGTGAACTTGATGATGCAAGTATAG